The following coding sequences are from one Triticum dicoccoides isolate Atlit2015 ecotype Zavitan chromosome 4A, WEW_v2.0, whole genome shotgun sequence window:
- the LOC119285011 gene encoding squalene monooxygenase SE1-like yields the protein MAAAADVGQLAGAAAATLLAAVLFAAALGRQRQRRRRGAPVEGIPAPDDGCAVADGAGSAAVDGPTDVIIVGAGVAGSALAYTLGKDGRRVHVIERDLTEPDRIVGELLQPGGYLKLMELGLQDCVDEIDAQRVLGYALFKDGKNTKLSYPLEKFHSDVAGRSFHNGRFIQRMREKAASLPNVQLEQGTVTSLLEENGTVKGVQYKIKSGEELKAYAPLTIVCDGCFSNLRRALCSPKVEVPSCFVGLVLENCELPHANHGHVILANPSPILFYPISSTEVRCLVDVPGQKVPSIASGEMANYLKTVVAPQIPPQIYDSFIAAIDKGSIRTMPNRSMPAAPHPTPGALLMGDAFNMRHPLTGGGMTVALSDIVVLRNLLKPLRNLHDASALCKYLESFYTLRKPVASTINTLAGALYKVFSSSPDKARDEMRQACFDYLSLGGVCSNGPIALLSGLNPRPLSLVAHFFAVAIFGVGRLMLPLPSPKRMWTGARLISGACGIIFPIIKAEGVRQMFFPATVPAYYRAPPEAEF from the exons ATGGCTGCGGCCGCCGACGTCGGGCAGCTCGctggcgccgccgcggccacgcTCCTCGCGGCGGTGCTCTTCGCCGCCGCGCTGGGGCGCcagcgccagcgccgccgccgcgggGCTCCGGTCGAAGGGATCCCCGCGCCGGACGACGGCTGCGCGGTCGCCGACGGCGCAGGGAGCGCGGCCGTGGACGGCCCGACGGACGTCATCATCGTCGGAGCCGGGGTCGCCGGATCTGCCCTCGCGTACACGCTCGGAAAG gatggtagacgggtgcatgttATAGAGAGAGACCTGACAGAGCCAGATAGAATTGTGGGCGAATTGTTACAACCTGGAGGCTACCTGAAATTGATGGAATTGGGTCTGCAGG ACTGCGTTGATGAAATTGATGCACAGCGTGTCCTTGGTTACGCGTTGTTCAAAGATGGGAAGAACACAAAACTTTCTTACCCCTTGGAGAAGTTCCATTCAGATGTGGCTGGCAGGAGCTTTCACAATGGACGGTTTATTCAGAGGATGCGTGAAAAAGCTGCGTCGTTACCCAA TGTCCAACTGGAGCAAGGAACAGTTACATCTTTGCTTGAAGAAAATGGTACAGTTAAGGGTGTGCAATACAAGATCAAGTCAGGTGAAGAACTAAAGGCTTATGCACCATTGACAATTGTATGTGATGGCTGCTTTTCGAACTTAAGACGTGCCCTTTGCTCTCCAAAG GTTGAGGTGCCGTCTTGCTTTGTTGGCCTGGTCCTGGAGAATTGTGAACTTCCTCATGCGAACCATGGCCATGTTATCTTGGCCAATCCTTCTCCCATCCTATTTTACCCGATAAGCAGCACCGAGGTTCGCTGTTTGGTAGATGTCCCTGGTCAGAAGGTGCCTTCCATAGCAAGTGGTGAAATGGCAAATTATCTCAAGACCGTGGTTGCACCTCAG ATTCCTCCACAAATCTATGATTCTTTTATAGCAGCAATTGATAAGGGAAGCATAAGAACAATGCCAAATAGGAGCATGCCAGCTGCACCACATCCAACACCTGGTGCACTTTTGATGGGAGATGCTTTCAATATGCGACACCCTTTAACAGGTGGAGGAATGACTGTTGCATTATCAGATATAGTCGTCCTGCGTAATCTTCTCAAGCCTCTTCGCAATCTGCATGATGCCTCTGCCCTCTGCAAATACCTAGAGTCATTCTATACTCTGCGGAAG CCGGTTGCTTCTACAATAAACACATTGGCTGGTGCTCTATACAAAGTCTTCAGTTCCTCGCCTGACAAGGCTAGGGACGAGATGCGCCAAGCTTGCTTTGATTACTTAAGCCTTGGAGGTGTCTGTTCAAATGGGCCCATTGCTCTACTCTCTGGTCTTAATCCTCGGCCATTGAGTTTGGTTGCACACTTCTTTGCTGTTGCTATCTTTGGTGTTGGACGGCTGATGCTCCCCCTTCCTTCACCTAAACGAATGTGGACCGGAGCGAGATTGATTTCG GGTGCATGTGGTATCATCTTCCCAATCATCAAAGCTGAAGGTGTGAGGCAAATGTTCTTCCCTGCTACCGTCCCCGCGTATTACCGTGCACCTCCTGAAGCAGAGTTCTGA